CCAGCGTCAACGGCATGGTCAGTGTGATTGAGCAACACCGGAACGCCAGAAGCCATCTCTTCCTCGATTACGAGAACAACAGTTGGCCCTGGTGATAACGGACAAAGCCGCCTCTTTTTATCGTTTTGGAACCCTGCGTTCGCATATGAAAATGACCCACTCCCCAGGCCAACCGGTATGTTACCCCGACGGGCAAAACATCCCTGAATAACGCCTTGAAAATGGATGAGAAAAAGGCGCTGAAGCTTCTGGAGAAAATATTTAACGGCGGGTCTTGAGGAGAGGGATTTCTTCGCCTGCTTACAGAATAAATAAAGGCCTCACATCATTATGCTTATTGCATCAGTACGGGCGCGATAATTAGCGCACTTTCATGAGATATATTTCGTTCAGCCAAACCGCGCTTTATTTCCCGACATAGTTTATGCGGGTATTATATCGGGCGTGATGATAAGTGAGAGCGATTCCACCGCGCCAGCCTGAAATAATGTGAAAACCATCACACCGCTTAGCGCTAATTCATGTTAAGCGGCTATAAGTATTTCGTTCTTATGGCCGAAATGATTACCGTGAATACGTTTATCTATTTGCTAAAGTTTAACATGCCAATGATTTTTCCGGAGAATAACTTTATATCTATCATGGCGTTAACCTCTCAACAACAAAAATGAAATATATAATTTCACATATATCAATATTATCGATTAATTATTTCTCTTACCTCTCCCGATAAAGAAATTAAGCGCAGTCTGATACCCGCAGACCTGCGCAATACCTGCCCTATACAACAACAACAGGTTAGCATGCTATGAAATTATCCTTTGCGCATAAACTGTGGCTTCCACTTGCTGTCGCACTGCTAAGCCTTGCCGGGTCATTATTCTTTGGCTCAGTAAAAATTAAAGATGACCAGCTGGCGCTACGAAAAAAGGAATTAATGTATGTTTCCCAGTTAGCCCTTAGCGTGGTGAAAACGCAGGCTACACTTGTTGATAAGGGGCTGATATCAAAAGAGGAAGCACAACAGCGTTCAATCCAGATCATTAAAGACTTACGCTATGGCGACACAGGATATTTTACTATTCTGAATAACCAGGCGCAGGTCATTATGCATCCCATTAATGCCGCGTTAATTGGCAAAGGGCCGGATATTGCCGATGCAAATGGCGTCTATATTTTCAGGGATATGGTCAAGGTGACGGAGGATGGCCATGATGGTTTTACCGCCTATGATTTTCCGCGGCCGGGAGACACCGTACCAAAACCCAAAATTGCCTATAACATTCCATGGTCTCCCTGGGGATGGATTATTACGACGGGTCTTTATGTTGATGATATTCAGGACGTCTTTCTCAGTTCTCTTTACCAGAATATCGCGCAATTTATCGCTATCAGCATTCTGCTCTCGATACTGGTTTATCTGATTAACCGCAGCACGCTGAAAACACTGGGCGGAGAACCGCGTTATGCGGCTGAGGTCGTGTCGCGAATTGCCGCCGGGGATTTATCGCAGAGCGTGAATAAAAAAGCCAGTGATAACGCCAGCCTGTTACATGAGATGGGGGTGATGCGCGAGCAACTGACTTCCGTTATTGCGGAGATCCGCGATGGTGCTGAGAGGATCAACACCAATACCCAGGATATCGTTGCCGGTAATCAGGAAATCGCCGGGCACACCGATCAGCAGGCGGTATCTCTGGAAAAAACCTCCTCCAGCATGGAAGAGATCACCGCAGCCGTAAAACAAAATGCTGAAAACGCAGGACAGGCGCGTGAACTGGCGCGTGGCGCGGTGGATATTGCCTCACGCGGGGGTGTGATGATGCAGAATGTCAATGACACCATGAACGGTATTTCTGAAAGCGCAGGTAAAATTGCCAGTATCATCGATGTGGTAAACAGCATTGCTTTTCAAACCAACATTCTCGCGCTGAATGCGGCAGTTGAAGCGGCCAGGGCCGGAGA
Above is a genomic segment from Kosakonia radicincitans DSM 16656 containing:
- a CDS encoding methyl-accepting chemotaxis protein, with product MKLSFAHKLWLPLAVALLSLAGSLFFGSVKIKDDQLALRKKELMYVSQLALSVVKTQATLVDKGLISKEEAQQRSIQIIKDLRYGDTGYFTILNNQAQVIMHPINAALIGKGPDIADANGVYIFRDMVKVTEDGHDGFTAYDFPRPGDTVPKPKIAYNIPWSPWGWIITTGLYVDDIQDVFLSSLYQNIAQFIAISILLSILVYLINRSTLKTLGGEPRYAAEVVSRIAAGDLSQSVNKKASDNASLLHEMGVMREQLTSVIAEIRDGAERINTNTQDIVAGNQEIAGHTDQQAVSLEKTSSSMEEITAAVKQNAENAGQARELARGAVDIASRGGVMMQNVNDTMNGISESAGKIASIIDVVNSIAFQTNILALNAAVEAARAGEQGKGFAVVASEVRNLSLRSSQAAQEIKELIEESVSRVNSGSSQIKIAGNNIDEMIEAVQRVSDIMSEISVATDEQSIGISQVNEAIVQIDSVTHQNAQLVQQAVIAANALEKQTRRLTQTVAFFTTA